One genomic window of Mogibacterium diversum includes the following:
- the gyrA gene encoding DNA gyrase subunit A, which translates to MTTLLEDSKIITHEIYDEMKNSYIDYAMSVIVGRALPDVRDGLKPVHRRILYGMSILGITPDKPHKKSARIVGEVMGKYHPHGDSSIYDAMVKMAQDFSTRYPLVDGHGNFGSVDGDGAAAMRYTEARMSPFSLQMVRDIEKDTVDFTDNFDGEEKEPVVLPSRVPNLLINGSNGIAVGMATSIPPHNLSDTIDACIKRIDDENCSNDELIKIIKAPDFPTGASILGRDAAREAYETGTGKITVRSKSEIEETARGRMRIVITEIPFQVNKARLIESMADLVRNKKIDGISAIRDESNREGMRIVIELKKDTNPNVILNRLYKHTQLQSTYSMIMLALVNGEPKILRLCEIIDEYLKHQKIVITRRTKFDLAKAEARAHILEGLLIALDNIDEVIKVIRSSYNDAKEKLMVRFGLSEIQSQAILDMRLARLQGLEREKIENEHNELMQKIAYYKSILADEHKLMGVIKDELTEIKQKYGDGRRTKIVADDGGIDEEYLIDEEDVAVTLTHLGYIKRVPENTYKAQRRGGKGIVGLTTRDSDFVKDLIITSTHDYLMFFTDLGKVYKIKAYEIPEASRTAKGTPVINFLNLDQGERVTAVIPVKEFADDNYLIMVTRNGTIKKTPMSQFDTNRKTGLIAITLKDDDKLISVSQSSGEESVYVVTKKGKSITFHEDDVRSMGRSAGGVRAITLDKDDEVVSMELDSTGERELLVMTKKGFGKRTSLDEYRLQTRGGKGVSTYDKTKFSKTGELVGATLVSKDDEIMLINSNGVIIRIRANEISKSGRTTQGVKIMKVESGDEIVSFAKVLDEDDASKPMTKKEKADSEQMMLV; encoded by the coding sequence ATGACTACGCTTTTAGAAGATAGCAAAATCATCACTCATGAAATATATGATGAGATGAAGAATTCTTATATCGACTACGCGATGAGCGTTATTGTCGGACGTGCACTCCCAGATGTTCGTGACGGACTCAAGCCAGTACACAGAAGAATTCTATATGGAATGAGCATCCTAGGTATTACTCCTGACAAGCCGCACAAGAAATCGGCGCGTATTGTCGGAGAAGTAATGGGTAAATATCACCCTCACGGTGACAGCTCAATTTACGATGCCATGGTTAAGATGGCACAGGATTTCTCGACGAGATATCCGCTAGTAGACGGACACGGTAACTTCGGTTCTGTTGACGGAGATGGAGCAGCTGCTATGCGTTATACGGAGGCTAGAATGTCACCGTTTTCGCTGCAGATGGTTCGCGACATAGAGAAAGACACTGTTGATTTTACAGACAACTTCGACGGTGAGGAGAAGGAGCCGGTGGTTCTACCTTCGAGAGTGCCTAATCTGCTCATAAATGGATCGAACGGTATCGCCGTAGGTATGGCGACTTCCATTCCTCCTCATAACTTAAGCGACACAATCGATGCTTGTATTAAGAGAATCGACGATGAGAATTGTAGTAATGATGAGCTCATTAAGATTATAAAGGCACCAGATTTTCCAACGGGTGCAAGCATTCTCGGAAGGGATGCGGCTAGAGAAGCTTATGAGACAGGAACAGGAAAGATTACAGTAAGATCTAAGAGCGAGATTGAGGAAACTGCTCGCGGTAGGATGAGAATCGTAATCACTGAGATTCCTTTCCAGGTTAACAAGGCGAGACTCATCGAATCTATGGCTGACCTCGTTAGAAATAAGAAAATCGATGGAATTTCCGCTATTAGAGATGAATCTAACAGAGAGGGAATGAGAATCGTAATCGAACTCAAGAAGGATACTAATCCTAATGTGATTCTCAACAGACTATATAAGCACACTCAGCTTCAGAGCACTTACAGCATGATTATGCTAGCTCTAGTTAACGGTGAACCTAAGATTCTCAGATTGTGTGAGATTATCGATGAGTACCTAAAGCACCAGAAGATTGTAATCACAAGAAGAACAAAGTTCGACCTCGCTAAAGCTGAGGCAAGAGCTCATATCTTAGAAGGTCTTCTGATTGCGCTAGATAATATAGACGAAGTAATCAAGGTAATCCGTTCTAGCTACAATGATGCTAAGGAAAAGCTGATGGTTAGATTCGGTCTCAGTGAGATTCAGTCTCAGGCAATCTTAGACATGAGACTAGCTAGACTGCAGGGTCTGGAACGTGAGAAGATTGAGAACGAGCATAACGAACTCATGCAGAAGATCGCTTACTATAAATCAATCCTCGCTGACGAGCACAAACTGATGGGTGTTATCAAGGATGAGCTTACCGAAATCAAGCAGAAGTACGGTGATGGCAGAAGAACCAAAATCGTTGCTGATGATGGTGGGATAGATGAAGAATACTTGATAGATGAAGAGGATGTTGCAGTTACGCTTACACATCTCGGATATATCAAGAGAGTTCCTGAGAATACTTACAAGGCACAGCGTCGCGGTGGAAAGGGAATAGTAGGTCTCACAACTAGAGACTCTGACTTTGTAAAAGATCTCATAATCACGTCGACTCACGACTATCTGATGTTCTTTACAGATTTAGGTAAGGTTTATAAAATCAAGGCTTACGAGATTCCTGAAGCATCGAGAACTGCGAAGGGCACTCCGGTTATTAACTTCCTAAATCTCGATCAGGGCGAGCGAGTAACTGCGGTTATACCAGTTAAGGAATTTGCAGACGACAATTATTTAATCATGGTTACTAGAAATGGAACTATCAAGAAGACTCCAATGTCTCAGTTCGATACTAACCGTAAGACCGGACTCATCGCTATCACACTCAAGGATGATGATAAGCTCATCTCTGTAAGTCAGTCGAGCGGTGAAGAGAGCGTATACGTTGTGACCAAGAAAGGTAAGTCAATAACATTCCACGAAGACGATGTTAGAAGCATGGGAAGAAGTGCTGGCGGTGTAAGAGCTATCACGCTAGATAAGGACGATGAAGTAGTATCTATGGAGCTCGATAGCACTGGTGAGCGTGAACTGCTTGTAATGACTAAGAAGGGCTTTGGTAAGAGAACTAGCCTCGATGAGTATAGACTTCAGACCAGAGGTGGAAAGGGAGTTTCGACTTACGATAAGACTAAGTTCTCAAAGACTGGAGAGCTAGTTGGTGCAACGCTTGTAAGCAAGGATGATGAGATTATGCTGATCAACTCGAACGGTGTAATTATCAGAATCAGAGCTAACGAGATATCGAAGTCAGGCAGAACAACTCAGGGTGTTAAGATCATGAAGGTTGAGTCTGGTGACGAAATCGTATCATTTGCAAAGGTCCTCGACGAGGATGATGCTTCGAAGCCTATGACTAAGAAGGAAAAGGCTGATAGTGAGCAGATGATGCTGGTATAA
- a CDS encoding glutamate decarboxylase, with product MRNSENNEVKLNDSLSSLNDDTGYRTPIFGTETSGAAMPKDKINDEPVAPGVAAEMIRQYLSVEGNATQNLATFCQTYMEPEATKLMAENFEKNAIDKDEYPMTADLENRCVDIIGKLWNVDKKEEPLGTSTVGSSEACMLGGLAMLFRWKKLADAAGVDRFTKRRPNLVISSAYQVCWEKFCRYWDIEMRTVPIDLDHLSLNMDTVMDYVDEYTIGIVAILGITYTGKYDDVKALDNLVEKYNKEHADMPIRIHVDAASGGMVAPFIDSELEWDFRLKNVWSISTSGHKYGLVYPGVGWVIWRSKEALPEELIFWVSYLGGKEATMAINFSRSASQIVGQYYMLLRNGFKGYKEIHERTLEVARYMASEIEKMGIFEVLEGAEQIPIICWKLKDDVKVEWTLYDLADRLRMQGWMVPAYPMPENIKDIDVQRLVLRQDFGMNLAILCINDMKKQIEILNNSRVIVPNNENGDNNYVSKGFDHSGR from the coding sequence ATGAGAAATTCGGAAAATAACGAAGTAAAACTGAATGATAGTCTATCTTCTTTGAATGATGATACGGGTTACCGCACACCTATTTTCGGTACAGAGACTAGCGGTGCTGCAATGCCAAAGGATAAGATAAATGATGAGCCAGTTGCTCCAGGAGTGGCTGCAGAGATGATCAGACAGTATCTGAGTGTTGAGGGTAATGCGACTCAGAATCTTGCGACATTCTGCCAGACATATATGGAACCAGAAGCAACAAAGCTTATGGCAGAGAATTTCGAGAAAAATGCGATTGATAAGGATGAATATCCTATGACAGCAGACCTTGAAAATCGCTGCGTAGATATTATTGGAAAGCTATGGAATGTAGATAAAAAGGAAGAGCCACTCGGAACTTCCACGGTTGGCTCATCTGAAGCGTGCATGCTCGGCGGACTAGCAATGTTATTTAGATGGAAAAAGCTAGCAGATGCAGCTGGTGTAGATAGATTTACCAAGAGAAGACCTAATCTCGTAATCTCATCAGCTTATCAGGTGTGCTGGGAAAAGTTCTGCCGCTACTGGGATATCGAGATGAGAACTGTGCCAATCGACCTTGATCATCTATCTCTTAACATGGATACGGTTATGGATTATGTCGATGAATACACTATCGGAATAGTAGCGATACTGGGCATAACCTATACTGGAAAGTACGATGATGTTAAGGCACTCGATAACCTTGTTGAGAAATACAATAAAGAGCATGCCGATATGCCAATCCGTATTCACGTAGATGCAGCTTCCGGCGGTATGGTTGCTCCATTTATCGATTCAGAACTAGAGTGGGATTTCAGGCTCAAGAATGTGTGGTCGATAAGCACATCTGGACATAAGTACGGACTCGTATATCCAGGAGTTGGCTGGGTAATTTGGCGCAGCAAGGAAGCTCTCCCTGAGGAATTAATATTCTGGGTAAGCTATCTCGGTGGCAAGGAAGCAACTATGGCGATTAACTTCTCTCGTAGCGCTTCGCAAATCGTCGGACAGTATTATATGCTGCTTAGAAATGGATTTAAGGGATACAAAGAAATCCATGAGCGGACCCTAGAGGTTGCTAGATACATGGCTTCCGAGATTGAGAAGATGGGAATCTTTGAAGTGCTTGAGGGCGCAGAACAGATTCCAATCATCTGCTGGAAGCTCAAGGACGACGTAAAGGTGGAGTGGACACTATATGATCTGGCAGATCGTCTCCGTATGCAGGGCTGGATGGTGCCTGCATATCCAATGCCAGAGAATATCAAGGATATCGATGTGCAGAGGCTAGTACTCAGACAGGATTTCGGAATGAATCTGGCGATACTATGCATTAATGATATGAAGAAGCAGATCGAAATCTTGAATAACTCACGTGTAATCGTGCCAAATAACGAAAACGGTGATAACAACTATGTATCTAAGGGGTTCGATCATAGTGGGAGATAA
- the dtd gene encoding D-aminoacyl-tRNA deacylase, which translates to MKFVIQRVTHADVVVDGNEIGRIGKGFMVLIGVSKEDDKAIADKMVDKMIKLRIFEDENGKTNLSLDDVGGELLLISQFTLYANCKKGNRPSFIDAGVPDEANALYEYIIERCKERVNVVERGEFGADMKVSLLNDGPFTIVLDSSEIM; encoded by the coding sequence ATGAAATTTGTAATACAAAGAGTGACACATGCAGATGTGGTCGTTGATGGAAATGAGATTGGTAGGATAGGCAAGGGATTCATGGTGCTCATCGGCGTGTCGAAGGAAGACGACAAGGCTATCGCTGATAAGATGGTGGATAAGATGATTAAGCTCAGGATATTTGAAGATGAGAATGGAAAGACCAATCTATCCCTAGATGACGTAGGTGGGGAACTTCTCCTTATCTCCCAGTTTACGCTCTATGCAAATTGCAAGAAGGGCAACAGACCATCGTTCATTGACGCGGGTGTACCTGATGAGGCAAACGCTTTATATGAATATATAATCGAGAGGTGTAAGGAACGTGTAAATGTAGTTGAGCGTGGTGAGTTCGGTGCCGACATGAAGGTTAGCCTTTTAAATGACGGACCGTTCACGATAGTGCTCGATAGTTCAGAAATTATGTAA
- a CDS encoding amino acid permease: MSNKDLNKKKAVHQLGVFGFFAMTASMVMTVYEYPSFASSGFKLVFFLVVGGLLWFLPVSLCAAEMATVEGWEKGGIYSWVGNTLGQRWGFSALFFQWFQITVGFVTMCFFILAALAYVFKVDALYKNPLTMFIGVAVIVWVLTFAQLGGTKYTEKISKIGLIGGIAVPILILNIGLVAYFMTGGKSQIDLSVKSLVPDFSDVKTLVIFASFILAYMGVEASASHVHELKEPNKMYPEVMIMLTVLTICLDAVGGLAVATTLPAKTLNGNLSYGVIETFENIYVNHFGEQYRWIVFVVALLLALGVFAEISAWIVGPSKALLEAAYDGILPARFEETNKNGVSVFTIMLQAVIVTIWDAVLCGSIALAGGSDSSVGYLTAIGLTVVIYLAAYVLFFLGYFVLILRKGNMKREFHIPGGRAVKIVVAAVGLFMTVVTLVISFFPSSKLTAADNRVYQIVLIVCFIVSMAAPLIIYSNRHRWSSNGKATGDEK, translated from the coding sequence ATGAGTAATAAAGATCTGAATAAGAAAAAAGCGGTTCATCAACTTGGGGTCTTTGGATTTTTCGCAATGACTGCTTCGATGGTCATGACTGTATATGAATATCCGTCATTTGCATCTTCGGGGTTTAAGCTGGTTTTCTTCCTAGTTGTTGGTGGTTTACTTTGGTTTTTACCTGTTTCACTTTGTGCAGCTGAGATGGCAACCGTTGAAGGTTGGGAGAAAGGCGGCATATATTCTTGGGTAGGAAATACCCTGGGCCAGCGATGGGGTTTTTCGGCACTGTTCTTTCAATGGTTCCAGATAACAGTTGGATTTGTAACAATGTGCTTCTTCATCCTTGCTGCTTTAGCTTATGTATTCAAGGTAGATGCTTTATATAAAAATCCATTAACAATGTTCATCGGCGTTGCGGTTATCGTGTGGGTTTTGACATTTGCTCAGCTTGGAGGAACGAAGTACACTGAGAAGATTTCTAAGATTGGATTGATTGGAGGAATCGCAGTTCCTATCCTAATTTTAAATATAGGCTTAGTTGCATACTTCATGACTGGTGGAAAATCACAAATAGATTTAAGCGTTAAATCGTTAGTACCTGATTTTTCCGATGTTAAGACGCTTGTAATATTCGCTTCATTCATCCTCGCTTATATGGGTGTTGAAGCATCTGCATCACATGTTCATGAACTTAAGGAGCCAAACAAAATGTATCCTGAAGTCATGATTATGCTTACGGTACTTACTATCTGTTTGGATGCCGTTGGTGGACTAGCAGTTGCAACTACTCTTCCAGCCAAGACTTTAAATGGAAATCTCTCCTATGGTGTAATTGAGACTTTTGAGAATATCTATGTAAATCATTTTGGAGAACAGTATAGATGGATCGTATTTGTAGTTGCGCTCTTGCTTGCACTTGGAGTATTTGCAGAGATTTCTGCATGGATTGTAGGACCATCAAAAGCACTCTTAGAAGCTGCTTATGATGGAATTTTACCAGCAAGATTTGAAGAGACTAATAAGAACGGCGTATCTGTATTCACGATTATGCTCCAGGCTGTAATCGTTACAATTTGGGATGCTGTATTATGCGGTTCGATTGCACTCGCAGGCGGTTCTGATTCATCGGTCGGATACTTAACAGCGATTGGTCTTACGGTTGTAATTTACCTAGCTGCGTACGTGCTATTCTTCCTAGGTTACTTTGTATTAATTCTAAGAAAGGGGAATATGAAGCGTGAATTCCATATTCCTGGAGGACGCGCGGTAAAGATTGTCGTTGCCGCAGTTGGACTATTTATGACTGTTGTAACTTTAGTCATTTCATTCTTCCCTTCATCAAAGCTTACTGCTGCAGATAACAGGGTATATCAAATAGTGCTTATAGTATGCTTTATCGTTTCGATGGCTGCACCATTGATTATCTATTCAAATAGGCATAGATGGTCGTCGAACGGGAAAGCTACAGGTGATGAAAAGTAA
- a CDS encoding lysophospholipid acyltransferase family protein: MNPFKNTIALNKIRSGFRKYMKHVPAIRAAQAQDDHAKAQRLIRKAEDEFCDYTGKTLGITVDVINPENIPAKSPFLVVANHQGYADIYAMIAAFRSTQIGFISKSETKKLKPLADVIRGTQSVFIDRGNPRSAVKTLAEVTDLFKKGYSFVIFPEGTRSHSNDMGHFKEGSFKFAQKAGVPIVPVSIIDSYKIFEEHNTFTGGTIKVVIHPTVDLSGMPRKEQLAAQHEVEDTIRAGIEKYR, from the coding sequence ATGAACCCATTTAAAAATACAATAGCACTCAACAAGATCAGATCTGGCTTTCGCAAATACATGAAGCATGTGCCAGCAATCAGAGCCGCGCAAGCACAGGATGATCACGCTAAAGCACAGAGGCTCATTCGTAAAGCGGAGGATGAATTTTGTGATTATACAGGTAAGACGCTCGGGATTACGGTTGACGTTATTAATCCAGAAAACATTCCTGCCAAGAGCCCTTTCCTCGTTGTTGCCAATCACCAAGGATATGCAGACATATATGCGATGATTGCGGCTTTCCGTTCTACTCAGATAGGTTTCATCTCTAAATCCGAGACTAAGAAGCTCAAGCCACTCGCTGATGTTATTCGAGGCACACAGTCGGTGTTTATCGACCGCGGCAATCCTCGTTCTGCCGTAAAAACTCTAGCAGAGGTTACCGACCTATTCAAGAAAGGATATTCTTTCGTAATATTCCCAGAGGGTACGAGAAGTCACAGCAATGATATGGGTCATTTCAAGGAAGGTAGCTTTAAATTTGCACAGAAGGCTGGCGTTCCAATCGTACCAGTTTCGATTATCGATTCATATAAAATATTTGAGGAGCACAATACATTCACTGGCGGAACCATTAAGGTTGTAATACACCCAACTGTAGACCTCTCGGGCATGCCTAGGAAGGAGCAGCTTGCTGCGCAGCACGAAGTTGAAGATACTATAAGGGCTGGGATCGAGAAGTATCGCTAG